A window of the Teredinibacter franksiae genome harbors these coding sequences:
- the thiI gene encoding tRNA uracil 4-sulfurtransferase ThiI, whose protein sequence is MIFSVRLFPEITIKSNPVRKRWTRQLTENIRLLARRVHEGTKVIQDWDRIEVRVPDDSKEYEGQFIDLLGRIPGIANFSLVRAHPFESLHDIYEAALPIWREQLTGKTFCVRAKRNGTHEFTSTEVERYVGGGLNQNTEALRVKLKDPDVTIRLEIKDDCCFMVVAKYSGLGGFPLGTQEHVLSLVSGGFDSTVASYMMIRRGLRTHYCFFNLGGKQHELGVKEIAFYLWNRYASSHRVRFITVPFEGVVAEILEKIDPANMGVVLKRMMLRAADRIAERGKHPAMVTGEAISQVSSQTIPNLAVIDEVTDRLVLRPLIVMDKPEIIRLSREIGAEEFSANIPEYCGVISVKPSSKVKRERVVAQEAEFDMSIFEQAIEQTRVQPIDAVMEDLQQTEYQAEEVEVLQAGDKVIDIRHPAEIEMKPLKLEPDQVIVIPFYNLSARYAELDAGSRYLLYCEKGVMSNLHAAHLYDEGIRDLAVYRPSQKPF, encoded by the coding sequence ATGATCTTTAGTGTTCGTCTGTTCCCCGAAATAACGATTAAGAGTAACCCTGTTCGCAAGCGCTGGACTCGCCAGCTCACTGAGAATATTCGCCTGCTGGCACGGCGTGTTCATGAAGGTACGAAAGTCATACAAGACTGGGATCGAATTGAGGTTCGTGTACCCGATGACTCTAAAGAGTACGAAGGCCAGTTTATCGACTTGCTCGGCCGTATTCCCGGTATAGCAAATTTTTCTCTGGTACGTGCGCACCCCTTTGAGTCACTGCATGATATCTACGAAGCGGCGCTGCCGATTTGGCGTGAACAACTGACAGGGAAAACCTTTTGTGTACGGGCAAAACGCAACGGCACCCATGAATTTACCTCCACCGAAGTTGAGCGCTACGTGGGTGGTGGCTTGAATCAAAACACCGAAGCGTTGAGGGTGAAGCTCAAAGATCCAGATGTCACCATAAGGCTGGAGATCAAAGATGACTGCTGTTTTATGGTTGTGGCCAAATACAGTGGTCTTGGTGGTTTTCCGCTGGGAACGCAGGAGCATGTGCTTTCGTTGGTTTCCGGTGGTTTCGATTCAACGGTGGCTAGCTACATGATGATACGCCGTGGATTGCGTACCCATTATTGTTTTTTCAACCTAGGGGGAAAGCAGCATGAGCTGGGGGTGAAGGAAATTGCATTCTATTTGTGGAATCGTTATGCCTCCAGTCACCGTGTTCGCTTTATTACGGTGCCGTTTGAAGGTGTGGTTGCAGAGATTCTGGAAAAAATAGATCCGGCGAATATGGGGGTGGTGCTCAAGCGGATGATGTTGCGCGCCGCCGATAGGATAGCTGAGCGCGGTAAGCACCCGGCTATGGTAACGGGTGAGGCTATTTCACAGGTATCCAGTCAGACTATTCCCAACCTCGCGGTGATCGATGAGGTTACGGATCGCCTAGTACTGAGACCGTTAATTGTAATGGACAAGCCTGAAATCATTCGCTTGTCTCGGGAAATTGGCGCGGAAGAGTTTTCGGCCAATATCCCTGAATACTGCGGCGTGATTTCGGTAAAGCCGTCTTCGAAAGTTAAGCGTGAGCGGGTGGTAGCTCAGGAAGCGGAATTTGATATGTCCATTTTCGAGCAGGCCATAGAGCAAACGCGGGTGCAGCCTATTGATGCGGTGATGGAAGATTTACAGCAGACCGAATACCAAGCTGAGGAAGTAGAGGTGCTGCAGGCTGGCGATAAGGTTATTGATATTCGTCACCCGGCGGAAATTGAAATGAAGCCACTCAAGCTCGAGCCGGATCAAGTGATTGTAATTCCGTTCTATAATCTTAGTGCTCGCTATGCCGAACTCGACGCGGGTTCGCGCTATCTGCTTTACTGTGAGAAGGGGGTGATGAGTAATTTGCACGCTGCACACCTCTATGATGAGGGTATTCGTGACCTAGCGGTGTATCGTCCGTCTCAAAAACCTTTTTAA
- a CDS encoding AGE family epimerase/isomerase, translated as MPSTQLKEKTAGWVNWMKQHSLPRWGAEGINPENAAAYEQFLFSGAVDSSARMRMRVQARQMYTFSMASALGWMDSVEAKRIVDGIAGFSMRYGQHPSGEGFVHILAADYTIADSKRDLYDHAFFLLSCAARYKAFKDEAALALAEQIIAFLDREFGQVGGGWLEGDYDTDRRRQNPHMHMFEALLSLHNATGNGKWLARAGEIFGLFETRFFDAKFGVLREFFDHSWTLLEHPDADIIEPGHLMEWVWLLRWYERVSGHNTSVYADTLYEKALTDGFADDGLLMDGVSPTGEVIKGTKRSWPMTELVKASLVQAQAGYVGAEDIALEALNRLEEAYISREHLGLYVDQLDEHSLVIGDTAQASILYHLLAAVMVAEAHCA; from the coding sequence ATGCCAAGTACTCAATTGAAGGAAAAAACAGCTGGTTGGGTGAATTGGATGAAGCAGCATTCACTGCCTCGCTGGGGAGCTGAAGGAATTAACCCCGAAAATGCGGCGGCTTATGAACAGTTTCTCTTCAGCGGTGCCGTGGACAGCTCGGCGCGTATGCGCATGCGTGTTCAGGCTCGGCAGATGTATACCTTCTCTATGGCTAGCGCGCTGGGGTGGATGGATAGCGTTGAAGCGAAGCGGATAGTGGATGGCATTGCCGGTTTTTCAATGCGTTATGGACAACACCCCAGTGGCGAGGGTTTTGTGCATATTCTGGCTGCGGATTATACGATTGCAGACAGCAAACGCGATTTGTATGACCACGCTTTTTTTCTACTTTCCTGTGCCGCGCGCTACAAGGCGTTTAAAGATGAGGCGGCGTTGGCATTAGCGGAGCAGATTATTGCCTTTTTAGATCGCGAGTTTGGTCAGGTTGGCGGTGGCTGGCTGGAAGGTGATTACGATACTGATCGGCGTCGACAGAACCCTCATATGCATATGTTTGAAGCGCTTCTGTCTTTGCATAATGCTACCGGAAATGGAAAATGGTTGGCGCGGGCAGGGGAAATTTTTGGCTTGTTTGAAACTCGGTTTTTTGATGCAAAATTTGGTGTGCTGCGAGAGTTTTTCGATCACAGCTGGACACTGCTGGAGCACCCGGACGCCGACATAATTGAGCCCGGTCATTTGATGGAGTGGGTGTGGTTGTTGCGTTGGTACGAGCGTGTCAGTGGTCACAATACTTCGGTTTACGCCGACACACTGTATGAAAAAGCCCTTACCGATGGTTTTGCCGATGATGGCCTACTGATGGATGGCGTTAGCCCTACCGGTGAGGTGATTAAAGGCACTAAGCGCAGCTGGCCGATGACTGAATTAGTCAAAGCCTCGCTGGTACAGGCACAGGCTGGCTACGTCGGGGCAGAAGACATTGCGCTGGAGGCGTTAAACCGTCTAGAAGAGGCTTATATTAGCCGGGAGCATTTGGGTTTGTACGTCGACCAATTAGACGAGCACAGTCTGGTTATTGGTGATACCGCCCAGGCCAGCATTCTTTACCACTTGCTAGCGGCAGTTATGGTGGCCGAGGCCCATTGCGCTTAG
- a CDS encoding DUF4124 domain-containing protein, which translates to MNTRTQIWLSIILLACFASNAAAEIYKHVDEYGNVTYTDDPPTADAKTLKLKPINTTPAVELKPTLKLKPEEEEKAQPQPLALRFVSPANNYQAGPSEQTLTVILLTNHKLQDSQFIQLLIDGTPFGEPGKSNNFNIPLQRSLQGKRVLSANVIDAAGNVITTSAETRTIYVIRPPVRK; encoded by the coding sequence ATGAACACGCGAACCCAAATTTGGCTCTCTATCATCCTCCTTGCCTGCTTCGCCTCTAACGCTGCGGCCGAGATATACAAACACGTCGATGAATACGGCAACGTTACCTATACGGATGACCCCCCCACCGCCGACGCAAAAACACTGAAGCTCAAACCCATTAACACCACGCCCGCGGTGGAACTCAAACCAACACTAAAACTTAAACCAGAAGAGGAAGAAAAAGCCCAACCTCAGCCGCTGGCTTTACGGTTTGTCAGCCCGGCAAATAATTACCAAGCAGGCCCAAGCGAACAAACACTCACGGTAATTTTACTAACCAATCATAAATTGCAAGACAGCCAGTTTATTCAACTGCTGATTGATGGCACCCCATTCGGTGAACCCGGCAAATCAAATAATTTCAACATTCCTCTGCAGCGAAGCCTTCAGGGCAAGCGTGTTCTTAGCGCCAACGTCATCGATGCAGCCGGTAACGTTATAACGACCTCGGCAGAAACCCGTACTATTTACGTCATTCGCCCCCCTGTTCGCAAGTAG
- a CDS encoding AGE family epimerase/isomerase, with protein sequence MSETLISEFRKELHEIADWWLANAVDIENGGFIGEIGVDNQRVVDASKGVILNSRILWFFSEAALFSGRDEYRDAAVRAWEYFRDYFIDRENGGVYWELDAQGNCTENRKQIYAQAFAIYGLSAYYKLTGSEEAIAEADALFELIESRAHDDQQGGYLEAFGGAWQSLEDVRLSDKDLNSPKSMNTHLHILEAYTAFHLAKPSDKVARSIKRCLTYFDEKILNKETWHLRMFQQMDWGDVSTSVSYGHDIEGSWLIWEAVEALADEPLAEHFKPIVIAMVETILKQGVGANGEVLDAYNFETDTLLEERVWWVQAEAVVGFLSAHCMTDDKVFFEAFEESWSFIKQHQKDHINGEWHWLSTLDLPHKGDCKVGFWKAPYHNGRAMMEVCKMLAKLGSQA encoded by the coding sequence ATGAGCGAGACCCTTATTTCAGAATTTCGTAAGGAATTACACGAGATTGCCGACTGGTGGTTGGCCAATGCAGTTGATATCGAAAACGGCGGTTTTATTGGTGAGATAGGGGTAGACAACCAAAGGGTTGTTGATGCCAGTAAAGGGGTTATCCTGAACTCCCGCATTCTTTGGTTTTTTAGCGAAGCGGCGCTATTTTCTGGGCGTGATGAATACCGCGATGCCGCTGTGCGTGCCTGGGAATATTTCCGCGACTATTTTATCGACCGTGAAAATGGCGGGGTGTATTGGGAGTTAGATGCCCAAGGTAACTGCACAGAAAACCGCAAGCAGATTTACGCCCAGGCATTCGCCATTTATGGGCTGAGCGCCTACTACAAGCTTACAGGAAGTGAAGAGGCCATTGCAGAAGCCGATGCTCTGTTTGAATTGATAGAAAGCCGGGCGCACGACGACCAGCAAGGTGGTTATTTGGAAGCTTTCGGTGGTGCTTGGCAGTCGCTAGAAGATGTGCGTTTGAGTGACAAGGATTTGAACTCTCCAAAATCTATGAACACCCACTTACATATTTTGGAGGCCTATACCGCATTCCATCTGGCGAAACCTTCGGACAAAGTTGCGCGCTCAATCAAGCGTTGCCTTACCTACTTCGATGAAAAAATACTGAACAAAGAAACCTGGCATTTGCGTATGTTTCAGCAGATGGATTGGGGTGATGTGTCAACGTCGGTTTCCTATGGTCACGATATTGAAGGTAGCTGGCTAATCTGGGAAGCCGTAGAGGCATTAGCGGATGAACCGCTGGCTGAGCACTTTAAGCCGATAGTCATTGCTATGGTCGAAACCATTCTAAAGCAGGGTGTTGGCGCTAATGGTGAAGTGTTAGATGCCTACAATTTTGAAACCGACACATTACTTGAAGAGCGGGTTTGGTGGGTGCAGGCGGAAGCTGTTGTCGGCTTTCTTAGTGCTCACTGCATGACTGACGATAAAGTGTTTTTCGAAGCGTTCGAGGAATCTTGGTCGTTTATCAAGCAGCACCAAAAAGATCACATTAACGGTGAATGGCACTGGTTGTCTACGCTGGACCTTCCGCACAAGGGTGACTGTAAAGTTGGCTTTTGGAAGGCGCCTTATCACAATGGCAGAGCCATGATGGAGGTGTGTAAAATGCTGGCGAAGTTGGGTTCACAAGCCTGA
- the glnA gene encoding glutamate--ammonia ligase yields MSEQTLNLIKENEVRWVDLRFTDTKGKEQHVTIPSSYVDEDFFTTGQMFDGSSISGWKGINESDMILMPDDTTSLLDPFTDEPTVILRCDIVEPSTGQGYERDPRSVAKRAEEYLKSTGLGDTAFFGPEPEFFVFDDIKWGQDMSGSFVKISSEEAAWSTGNDFSEGNMGHRPRVKGGYFPVPPVDSLHDIRAAMCNAMMQMGLDVEVHHHEVATAGQNEIGVRFNTLVKKADETQILKYCVHNVAHAYGKTATFMPKPVVGDNGSGMHCHQSFWKDGVNQFAGDGYAGLSETALFYIGGIIKHAKSLNAFTNPGTNSYKRLIPGFEAPVMLAYSARNRSASIRIPYVASPKGKRIEARFPDPIANPYLAFAAMLMAGLDGVKNKIHPGDAADKDLYDLPKEEADAIPQVCGSLREALSNLDEDREYLTAGGVFTDDMIDAYIELKMDDVHRVEHTTHPVEFDLYYSV; encoded by the coding sequence ATGTCAGAGCAAACTCTGAATCTGATCAAAGAAAATGAAGTTCGCTGGGTAGACCTGCGTTTTACCGATACCAAGGGTAAAGAGCAGCACGTTACCATCCCGTCTTCCTACGTGGACGAAGACTTTTTTACCACCGGCCAAATGTTTGATGGCTCTTCCATCTCGGGCTGGAAAGGTATTAACGAATCAGACATGATTCTAATGCCGGACGACACCACATCTCTGCTAGACCCGTTCACCGACGAACCAACCGTAATATTGCGTTGTGACATCGTTGAGCCTTCTACCGGCCAAGGCTACGAGCGCGATCCTCGCTCTGTTGCCAAGCGCGCAGAAGAGTACTTGAAATCTACTGGCCTTGGCGACACAGCCTTCTTCGGTCCAGAACCAGAATTCTTCGTCTTTGACGACATTAAGTGGGGCCAGGACATGAGTGGTAGCTTCGTGAAGATTTCTTCCGAAGAAGCCGCATGGTCTACCGGCAACGATTTCAGCGAAGGTAACATGGGCCACCGTCCACGTGTTAAAGGCGGCTACTTCCCTGTTCCCCCAGTCGACTCCCTTCACGACATCCGTGCAGCTATGTGTAACGCCATGATGCAGATGGGACTGGACGTAGAAGTGCACCACCACGAAGTGGCAACGGCTGGACAGAACGAAATTGGTGTTAGATTCAACACCTTGGTTAAGAAAGCTGACGAAACTCAGATTCTGAAGTACTGCGTACACAACGTGGCGCACGCTTACGGCAAAACCGCTACCTTTATGCCAAAACCCGTTGTTGGTGACAATGGCTCTGGTATGCACTGCCACCAGTCTTTCTGGAAAGATGGCGTAAACCAGTTTGCCGGTGACGGCTATGCTGGCCTGTCTGAAACCGCCCTGTTTTACATTGGCGGTATCATCAAGCACGCTAAATCGCTTAACGCCTTCACCAACCCAGGCACCAACTCCTACAAGCGCCTGATCCCTGGCTTCGAAGCACCGGTTATGCTGGCTTACTCTGCCCGTAACCGCTCTGCATCTATCCGCATTCCCTACGTTGCTTCACCAAAAGGTAAACGTATTGAAGCGCGCTTCCCAGACCCCATTGCCAACCCATACCTGGCCTTCGCTGCCATGTTGATGGCTGGCCTAGATGGTGTTAAGAACAAGATCCACCCTGGCGATGCTGCAGACAAAGACCTGTACGACCTGCCAAAAGAAGAAGCAGATGCTATCCCACAAGTTTGTGGCAGCCTCCGTGAAGCACTGTCCAACCTGGACGAAGACCGTGAGTATCTGACTGCCGGTGGCGTATTCACCGACGACATGATCGACGCTTACATCGAACTGAAAATGGACGATGTACACCGCGTTGAGCACACCACTCACCCGGTTGAGTTCGACCTGTACTACTCTGTATAA
- a CDS encoding LacI family DNA-binding transcriptional regulator, producing the protein MSNIREVARIAGVSVATVSRTLSHPDKVSEPSKKKVHEAIEKVNYRPNMLARNFRSARSYSIVVLVPDITNPFFAQVIRSIEKQAQKKGYSVLLGDTQDDNSREQDYIRLVETRLADGIIQLRPLSKSFTNPSKYHFPYLHLCSTESTPGPNIRVDNSAAFEHIIDYLISLRHKRIGLITGLANNPHTVDRLKGYKRALEKAGIEFDGALIAEGEYVIWSGVNAANELCKQSNRPTAIACMNDEMAIGAIQAVRTQGLRVPEDISITGFDDISYARYCDPPLTTISQPAEDMGTIAVDMLLRMINGEVLRDTQQVLPYDFVVRKSTGPVGD; encoded by the coding sequence ATGTCGAACATCCGAGAAGTTGCCCGTATCGCTGGGGTTTCCGTCGCAACCGTATCGCGCACCCTTAGCCACCCAGACAAGGTCTCCGAGCCCAGCAAAAAGAAAGTTCACGAAGCTATCGAAAAAGTGAACTACCGGCCCAACATGCTCGCACGTAATTTTCGCTCCGCCCGATCCTACTCCATTGTTGTGCTCGTACCCGACATAACCAACCCCTTCTTTGCCCAAGTTATTCGCAGCATCGAAAAGCAGGCTCAGAAAAAAGGCTACTCGGTTCTACTGGGAGATACCCAAGACGATAACTCCCGCGAACAAGACTATATTCGTCTCGTTGAAACACGCCTGGCCGATGGTATTATTCAATTGCGGCCGCTATCAAAGTCGTTTACCAATCCGAGTAAATACCACTTCCCCTACCTGCATTTGTGCTCCACGGAATCGACCCCGGGGCCCAACATTCGAGTCGATAATTCGGCTGCCTTCGAGCACATCATTGATTACCTAATATCCCTAAGACATAAGCGTATTGGCCTGATTACCGGGCTGGCCAACAACCCTCACACCGTAGACCGCCTAAAGGGATACAAACGAGCGCTAGAAAAAGCCGGCATCGAATTTGATGGGGCATTAATAGCGGAGGGGGAATACGTCATCTGGTCTGGGGTGAATGCTGCAAACGAACTGTGCAAGCAGAGCAACCGACCTACAGCAATTGCCTGCATGAACGACGAAATGGCTATTGGTGCAATTCAGGCTGTTCGCACCCAAGGCTTGAGGGTGCCTGAAGATATCTCGATTACCGGCTTTGATGACATTAGTTATGCGCGCTATTGTGACCCGCCGCTAACAACCATCTCACAGCCAGCAGAAGATATGGGTACCATCGCCGTGGATATGCTGCTACGCATGATAAACGGCGAAGTTTTACGTGATACTCAGCAAGTGCTGCCCTACGATTTCGTTGTACGGAAAAGTACAGGCCCCGTTGGCGACTAA
- a CDS encoding porin family protein, translating to MKKIALVAACLFSLPTFADNLKGYYAGAAFDFIDGNATDASNNNVDFRGIEFHGGYKYNSWLGAEARVGFGMSGETFSMQSGNALVDVDVDIDHFESIYYRAEAANTTAKLYGLLGYSNVQTTSGDESTSASGPSYGFGVGFVIHESANLNFEYRQLLNSSDNEFTSLSIGFDYRF from the coding sequence ATGAAAAAGATTGCCCTCGTTGCTGCCTGCCTGTTTTCACTACCCACCTTTGCCGATAACCTAAAAGGCTATTACGCAGGTGCAGCCTTTGATTTTATAGACGGCAATGCCACCGATGCCTCCAACAACAATGTCGACTTTCGCGGAATTGAATTTCACGGCGGCTACAAATACAACAGCTGGCTAGGGGCAGAAGCACGTGTCGGCTTTGGTATGTCTGGCGAAACGTTCTCCATGCAATCTGGCAACGCGCTAGTGGATGTCGATGTCGATATCGACCACTTCGAAAGTATTTATTACCGTGCGGAAGCCGCTAATACCACCGCAAAACTCTATGGCTTACTCGGCTATAGCAACGTGCAAACGACCTCAGGCGACGAAAGCACTTCCGCTTCAGGCCCCTCATACGGTTTTGGCGTTGGTTTTGTAATACACGAAAGCGCCAACCTGAATTTTGAATACCGCCAGCTACTGAACTCATCGGATAACGAGTTCACCAGCCTCAGCATTGGTTTCGACTACCGTTTCTAA
- a CDS encoding glycoside hydrolase family 130 protein yields MSEFKSLLKRKLSAHQALISRENKPAESNGVYQRWQHPVLTAEHTPVYWRYDLNEATNPRLLERIGVNAAFNSGALYHEGKYILAVRVEGYDRKSFFAIAESKNGVDHFRFRDYPITLPETERPDVNVYDMRLTKHEDGYIYGLFCTERKDESQPNDMSAAEAQCGIARTKDLENWERLSDLVTYSGQQRNVVLHPEFIEGKYALYTRPQDGFISVGGGGGIGWGLTDSMENAEVKEEVIVDQKAYHTIKEVKNGQGPAPIKTDKGWLHLAHGVRNTAAGLRYVLYVFMTDLEKPWLVTYRPGGHFIAPRGEERVGDVSNVVFTNGWIINEKNEVFIYYASSDTRMHVATSTVEQMVDYAVNTPEDGLRSAASVETRNKLIAANLEIIKKLDL; encoded by the coding sequence ATGAGTGAATTCAAGTCCCTTCTTAAGCGTAAATTATCAGCCCATCAAGCACTGATTTCACGTGAAAATAAACCTGCTGAAAGTAATGGCGTTTACCAACGCTGGCAGCACCCCGTGCTAACTGCCGAGCATACCCCGGTGTATTGGCGCTACGACCTGAATGAGGCCACGAACCCTAGGTTACTGGAGCGCATTGGCGTAAATGCCGCTTTCAATTCTGGTGCTCTCTACCATGAAGGTAAGTACATTCTTGCAGTGCGTGTAGAGGGCTACGATCGCAAATCATTTTTTGCTATTGCTGAGAGCAAAAATGGTGTTGATCACTTTCGTTTTCGCGATTACCCCATCACCTTGCCTGAAACTGAGCGGCCGGATGTGAACGTGTACGATATGCGCTTGACCAAGCACGAAGACGGTTACATATATGGTCTGTTTTGTACCGAACGCAAGGACGAGTCGCAACCCAATGATATGTCTGCCGCTGAAGCGCAGTGTGGTATCGCACGCACCAAAGACCTGGAAAATTGGGAGCGCCTTTCTGATCTTGTTACTTACTCGGGCCAGCAGCGCAATGTGGTGCTGCATCCCGAATTTATTGAGGGTAAATACGCCCTCTATACCCGCCCTCAGGATGGTTTTATCAGTGTTGGCGGCGGCGGCGGTATTGGTTGGGGTTTAACTGACTCTATGGAAAACGCTGAAGTTAAAGAAGAGGTTATTGTCGACCAAAAGGCTTACCACACCATTAAAGAAGTTAAAAATGGCCAGGGGCCTGCGCCCATAAAAACAGATAAGGGCTGGCTCCATTTGGCTCACGGTGTGCGAAATACCGCGGCTGGTTTGCGCTATGTGCTCTATGTTTTTATGACCGATCTGGAAAAACCTTGGCTTGTTACCTATCGACCTGGCGGACACTTTATTGCACCTCGGGGTGAAGAGCGTGTTGGTGATGTATCCAATGTGGTATTTACTAACGGATGGATAATAAATGAAAAAAATGAAGTATTTATTTACTATGCCTCTTCCGATACACGCATGCATGTAGCAACATCTACAGTGGAGCAAATGGTTGATTATGCGGTCAATACCCCCGAAGATGGTTTACGTTCTGCTGCTTCGGTGGAAACACGTAATAAATTGATAGCAGCCAATCTGGAAATAATAAAAAAACTGGACCTGTGA